The following are encoded together in the Bactrocera neohumeralis isolate Rockhampton chromosome 6, APGP_CSIRO_Bneo_wtdbg2-racon-allhic-juicebox.fasta_v2, whole genome shotgun sequence genome:
- the LOC126763010 gene encoding uncharacterized protein LOC126763010, translating into MNMIMENNHHLSHQQQQGTTPLPSPQRADLCVSTTPPNESLSPLSSHNSSNNEIQVSPTGATTNLSNGKTTLKRSFDVAFLMMPDERFKQKQNEKHARLSEYTERLQYPTDLSPRTTQHSPPQNPQPQPQPQHTQQSQINPLETVFNMQEARRYPQITIRSPRVYDDPTLVIPVGSESPECVPLKSAFTKVCSMRLESPVQPAPPLSPDQLSCSSISPPIPTTPPRTNSGGNGSLSNGSGSGNTTPCLNPNIIYQNFRPEYQFNGTFQSVNHIQMLQAQRLKQQLLYRSPLNPTAAAALAASNPSGPHTTNGNPNPEFLHGYPAFPFPNAAAHPFAAVGPPEMPRIAQSPAAAAILTTLIPPTLASTFSLTAQNVCAKCNISFRMTSDLVYHMRSHHKSEVACDPNRRKREEKLRCPVCQETFRERHHLTRHMTAHQDKESDQVTPNGAALGEGTERLNNLAGSGNGRHQASRIPSMNK; encoded by the coding sequence ATGAACATGATCATGGAAAATAACCATCACTTAAGCCACCAGCAACAGCAAGGCACAACGCCTTTGCCATCACCACAACGAGCCGACTTGTGTGTCTCTACGACGCCACCAAATGAGTCCTTAAGTCCACTTTCAAGTCACAACAGCAGTAACAATGAGATACAAGTTTCTCCCACTGGCGCAACAACAAATCTGAGCAATGGAAAGACAACTTTGAAACGTTCATTCGATGTCGCTTTTCTAATGATGCCCGACGAGCGCTTCAAGCAGAAGCAAAACGAAAAGCATGCACGACTTTCGGAATATACTGAACGTCTACAATATCCGACAGATTTATCGCCACGTACCACACAGCATTCGCCACCACAGAACCCACAGCCACAGCCGCAGCCACAGCATACACAGCAGTCACAAATCAATCCGTTGGAAACGGTTTTCAATATGCAAGAAGCTCGTCGCTATCCACAAATCACCATACGCTCACCACGCGTCTATGATGACCCTACCTTGGTCATACCTGTTGGTAGCGAATCGCCCGAGTGTGTGCCTTTGAAGAGCGCCTTTACCAAAGTCTGCTCAATGCGTCTAGAGTCACCTGTTCAGCCGGCACCCCCGCTAAGTCCGGATCAATTGAGCTGCTCATCGATAAGTCCACCCATACCCACGACGCCTCCACGCACAAATAGTGGCGGCAATGGCAGTCTCTCGAATGGCAGCGGCAGTGGCAATACGACGCCATGCCTCAATCCGAATATTATCTATCAAAATTTTCGACCAGAGTATCAGTTCAATGGCACATTTCAGTCTGTCAATCACATACAGATGCTGCAGGCACAGCGTCTCAAGCAGCAATTGCTTTACCGTAGCCCCCTAAATCCCACTGCAGCCGCCGCACTTGCCGCCAGTAATCCTTCCGGCCCACACACAACAAATGGCAATCCCAATCCAGAATTTCTTCACGGCTACCCAGCGTTTCCCTTTCCCAACGCGGCTGCACATCCATTCGCTGCTGTAGGACCACCGGAGATGCCACGCATCGCACAGAGTCCCGCGGCGGCCGCCATACTCACAACGCTAATACCACCCACATTGGCTTCGACGTTTTCCTTGACGGCGCAAAATGTTTGCGCCAAATGTAACATAAGCTTTCGCATGACGAGCGATCTCGTCTATCACATGCGTTCCCATCATAAAAGTGAAGTTGCCTGCGATCCCAATCGGCGTAAGCGTGAGGAAAAGTTGCGTTGTCCCGTTTGCCAGGAGACATTCCGCGAACGTCATCACCTTACCCGTCATATGACCGCACACCAAGACAAGGAGAGTGACCAGGTGACACCAAATGGTGCTGCGTTAGGCGAAGGCACCGAAAGGCTGAACAATTTAGCCGGCAGCGGGAATGGACGCCATCAAGCGTCGCGTATCCCAAGTATGAACAAATGA